In one window of Helianthus annuus cultivar XRQ/B chromosome 17, HanXRQr2.0-SUNRISE, whole genome shotgun sequence DNA:
- the LOC110926424 gene encoding protein LONGIFOLIA 1, with amino-acid sequence MSTEVMHTLGEDTQELQKQLGCMNGIFQLFDRRYLLGQRRQGHHHKKPPQGQSDNNKEFNNASEKSKEKNPNNNVAKEKHRVSVESSRNSFSSSCSSLDCSKRVQTESSSFCPSIVSEPSSPTSNKKPDSWVPPSDIRDVVKDSMTRKPRVVSVKTVAKDGRKGPTMTHVDSPRPLQQHPKPVPYERKDLNLAKLHDISTLTTRGVKEVKITSRYSYDGRESPYKLKSVSNVKDRPRLSLDSKQSSTRNRTNVVDQTQPDEPGSNKRPPSSVVARLMGLEVVKCEALKIKPCVDDEPISGSRLSRKSVSPRVSNALTRIPLEPAPWKQEVKQPVNKKAQSVYGQIEKRLTEVEFKTSGKDLRALQQILEAIQRTKMRLDNTGPHKSVITPANVASDSLEITNLPKVKKVNPGRGHTRNLKPTETKATGGAKKPISPPSHVARNSGSVSPRVQKPKVKKQPTGKLTVSSAKARDQSRRDNRKTRSLSEQGDMVSFPSESDASVASQKGPENKFAERLMGCKPMAEQPSPVSVLDAFYTEDTPSPVKKKSYDFKDDEDLCFDEREWSQVGIDNSVSSTESNQLSSGYSNIKFENIKQLVHQIELLDSSTNDESATNPHEDQIYIKEILLASGFLNNLDCATTIVHLHPTASLINPELFNILEKTKECTSKSKKIERKMIFDTINDILAQKLARSASSKLWTSKKTSGFLNGEKLLEELCLEIHNLQTNKASDPYDEVINIVSEDVNNKSEDWDHNCNEIPALVLDIERLIFKDLISEIVNAEVSGSQERHARHRRQLFLI; translated from the exons ATGTCTACTGAGGTTATGCATACCTTAGGAGAAGATACACAAGAGCTGCAGAAGCAATTGGGATGCATGAATGGGATCTTTCAGCTCTTTGATCGGCGGTACCTGCTTGGTCAACGTCGCCAGGGCCACCACCATAAGAAGCCACCTCAAG GTCAAAGTGACAACAACAAGGAGTTCAACAATGCATCAGAGAAATCTAAG GAGAAAAACCCGAACAACAACGTTGCGAAAGAGAAGCACAGAGTATCAGTCGAATCATCAAGAAACTCGTTTTCTTCTTCCTGTTCATCATTAGATTGTAGTAAAAGAGTACAAACCGAATCATCCTCATTTTGCCCAAGTATTGTTTCCGAACCCTCATCTCCAACCTCAAATAAAAAACCCGATTCGTGGGTCCCACCATCTGATATTAGAGATGTAGTTAAGGACTCAATGACTCGAAAGCCTCGAGTAGTGTCAGTTAAAACCGTTGCAAAAGACGGACGAAAAGGTCCCACAATGACACATGTCGATTCCCCAAGGCCTTTACAACAACACCCGAAACCCGTTCCATACGAAAGAAAAGATCTAAACCTTGCTAAGCTTCATGACATTTCAACTTTGACTACAAGGGGAGTCAAAGAAGTGAAAATCACATCAAGATATTCATACGATGGACGCGAATCACCGTATAAGTTAAAATCAGTTTCAAATGTTAAGGACCGCCCGAGGCTTTCCTTGGATAGCAAGCAAAGTTCTACGAGGAACCGGACAAATGTAGTTGACCAAACCCAACCCGATGAGCCCGGAAGTAACAAAAGACCACCATCAAGTGTAGTGGCGCGATTAATGGGCCTAGAAGTTGTAAAGTGTGAAGCCTTGAAGATAAAACCTTGTGTGGACGATGAACCGATTTCGGGCTCAAGATTATCAAGAAAATCAGTTTCACCAAGAGTTTCCAATGCATTGACTAGAATTCCACTAGAACCAGCTCCATGGAAGCAGGAAGTCAAACAACCGGTCAACAAGAAGGCGCAATCTGTTTATGGTCAAATAGAGAAAAGGTTGACTGAAGTTGAGTTTAAAACATCTGGTAAGGATCTCAGAGCTCTTCAACAGATACTTGAAGCAATACAGAGGACAAAGATGAGGTTAGACAACACAGGGCCCCACAAAAGTGTCATTACACCAGCTAATGTAGCTTCAGATTCCTTGGAGATCACAAATCTACCAAAAGTCAAGAAAGTCAACCCTGGTAGGGGACATACAAGAAATTTGAAACCTACAGAAACTAAAGCAACTGGTGGGGCTAAAAAACCAATCTCGCCGCCTTCACACGTGGCGAGAAATTCGGGAAGCGTGAGCCCGAGAGTTCAGAAACCAAAGGTCAAGAAGCAGCCAACTGGGAAGCTGACTGTATCGAGCGCCAAAGCCAGGGACCAATCGCGTAGGGACAACCGTAAAACGAGAAGCTTAAGTGAACAAGGTGACATGGTTTCCTTCCCCTCAGAAAGTGATGCTAGTGTTGCTTCACAAAAGGGGCCAGAA AATAAATTTGCGGAAAGGTTGATGGGGTGTAAACCAATGGCGGAACAACCAAGTCCTGTTTCGGTTCTTGATGCATTTTACACAGAAGATACACCATCGCCGGTTAAAAAGAAATCATATGACTTTAAAG ATGACGAGGATTTATGCTTTGATGAGCGAGAATGGAGTCAAGTGGGAATCGATAACTCGGTGAGCAGCACAGAATCAAATCAGCTGAGTTCCGGATACAGCAACATAAAATTCGAAAACATAAAGCAACTTGTTCATCAAATTGAGTTACTAGACTCCTCCACCAATGATGAATCCGCAACCAATCCACATGAAGACCAGATATACATCAAGGAGATTTTACTAGCCTCGGGTTTTCTAAATAATCTTGATTGCGCCACCACAATCGTTCACCTCCATCCAACAGCCAGCTTGATCAACCCTGAGTTGTTCAACATTTTGGAGAAAACCAAAGAGTGCACCTCAAAATCCAAGAAAATCGAAAGAAAAATGATATTCGATACCATCAATGATATTCTTGCACAGAAATTAGCCAGATCAGCTTCTTCCAAACTTTGGACAAGCAAAAAGACATCAGGATTTCTGAATGGAGAGAAGCTTCTGGAAGAATTATGCTTAGAAATACATAATCTTCAAACTAATAAAGCCAGTGATCCATATGATGAAGTAATAAACATCGTCAGCGAAGATGTGAATAACAAGTCAGAAGACTGGGATCACAACTGTAACGAGATTCCAGCTCTCGTGTTAGATATCGAACGTCTTATTTTTAAGGATTTGATTAGCGAGATTGTGAACGCTGAAGTATCTGGTTCACAAGAAAGGCACGCGAGGCACCGTAGGCAGTTATTTCTTATTTAG